The following are from one region of the Stigmatella ashevillena genome:
- a CDS encoding di-heme oxidoredictase family protein produces the protein MVWSLTVIAVCISACGHAPADEPSQAQDETLTVQAAADPVVPLFDGSTALEPAIVVDTPTALITRLADRSRDRHAREAQFQSYEHYLPLYFENRTHSIEIIDRVAKGGKDITVNITSLWPLDTPDFRAFYQGQAVLSQYWFNVDMTQVDPLHYTATVNHNAKENRQIQVGDRMEIEISPFMLPPVVGRANYYGTAFLYVVGQGGMVPWEGKGSNLDSFPLPQETWLGGRTTISYSYSNEPVHLFKQMATNLAPVNAQPFVEGRRLHHTDFGTGAHSESGNPVFTAQQNKLGPGYIARSCIACHPHNGRALPPDMGPSERDVRFHVSNAPWADLHYTVNSGAQQSFRMPHDNSTNNNTQIVKDLPGGAAVHYHFTIGNASGGLSTTAPVQFTVSDGNSSGASSYGHAVLSPPLLYTVKVGQVSGTTVTAHPQLGRILQPQSTSGSPEGNVSLSSWTATSGTFGDGTGYLLRRPNYTFTGPVPANHSARIAPPLVGLGLLEALAESTLSSLADPDDANRDGISGRLQTVTDPQTGQQRMGRFGWKASKARLSHQIASALNTDMGVTTSIFRVLDCGPQQTCPGASTELSDADLDKMVRYISVLGVPARRNLGDAQALQGESLFGSVGCARCHTATLMTSPYHPQAELRSQTIHPYTDLLLHDMGPGLADNLPEDGASGAEWRTPPLWGIGLTAAISGGEAYLHDGRARSLSEAILWHGGEAEASKEAFRTLSSANRAALLKFLQSL, from the coding sequence ATGGTTTGGAGTCTGACGGTCATCGCGGTTTGCATCAGCGCGTGCGGCCATGCGCCAGCGGACGAGCCTTCTCAGGCCCAGGACGAGACTCTCACGGTGCAGGCCGCCGCGGACCCCGTGGTCCCGCTCTTCGATGGCAGTACAGCGCTCGAACCTGCGATCGTGGTGGATACGCCGACGGCCCTCATCACCCGGCTGGCGGACCGGTCGCGCGACCGTCACGCGCGCGAAGCACAGTTCCAGAGCTACGAGCATTATCTGCCGCTGTACTTCGAGAACCGAACCCACTCGATCGAGATCATCGACAGGGTCGCCAAGGGCGGCAAGGACATCACCGTCAACATCACCTCGCTCTGGCCTTTGGACACGCCGGACTTCCGCGCGTTCTACCAAGGACAGGCGGTGCTCTCGCAGTACTGGTTCAACGTCGATATGACCCAGGTGGACCCACTGCATTACACGGCCACGGTCAATCACAACGCGAAGGAGAACCGGCAGATCCAGGTGGGCGACCGCATGGAGATCGAGATCAGCCCGTTCATGCTCCCCCCCGTCGTAGGGCGAGCCAATTACTACGGAACGGCTTTCCTTTACGTCGTCGGCCAGGGAGGCATGGTGCCATGGGAGGGAAAAGGCTCGAACCTCGACTCCTTCCCCTTGCCACAGGAGACCTGGCTGGGGGGCCGCACGACGATCAGCTACAGCTATTCCAACGAGCCGGTGCACCTGTTCAAGCAGATGGCGACGAACCTGGCACCGGTGAACGCTCAGCCGTTCGTCGAGGGACGGCGCCTGCACCACACCGACTTCGGCACGGGCGCCCACTCGGAGAGTGGCAATCCCGTCTTCACCGCGCAGCAGAACAAGCTTGGGCCGGGGTACATCGCGCGCAGCTGCATTGCCTGCCACCCCCACAATGGCCGCGCGCTTCCACCGGACATGGGACCGTCCGAGCGCGACGTGCGGTTCCATGTCAGCAACGCTCCCTGGGCCGATCTTCACTACACCGTCAACAGCGGCGCCCAGCAGAGCTTCCGGATGCCTCACGACAACAGCACCAACAACAACACCCAGATCGTGAAGGACCTCCCTGGCGGCGCGGCCGTGCACTACCACTTCACGATCGGCAATGCCTCGGGTGGCCTGAGCACCACCGCTCCAGTACAGTTCACGGTGAGCGATGGCAATTCCAGTGGCGCCAGCAGCTACGGCCACGCCGTCCTCTCGCCTCCCCTGCTCTACACCGTCAAGGTCGGTCAGGTGAGCGGAACCACCGTGACCGCGCATCCTCAGTTGGGACGGATCCTGCAACCCCAGAGCACCAGCGGCAGCCCCGAGGGCAATGTGAGCCTCTCGAGCTGGACGGCGACGAGTGGCACGTTCGGTGACGGTACAGGGTACCTATTGCGGCGCCCGAATTACACCTTCACGGGGCCTGTTCCGGCGAACCATTCGGCGCGCATCGCGCCGCCCCTGGTCGGGTTGGGTCTGCTGGAAGCACTTGCGGAGAGCACCCTCTCCAGCCTCGCCGATCCCGACGATGCCAATCGGGACGGCATCTCGGGGCGCCTGCAGACCGTGACCGATCCACAGACAGGCCAGCAGCGCATGGGCCGTTTCGGCTGGAAAGCGAGCAAGGCGCGGCTCAGCCACCAGATCGCGAGCGCGCTCAATACCGACATGGGCGTCACCACGTCGATCTTCCGCGTGCTGGATTGCGGTCCGCAGCAGACGTGCCCTGGCGCGAGTACCGAGCTGAGTGACGCGGACCTGGACAAGATGGTGCGCTACATCTCCGTGCTCGGGGTCCCGGCGCGCCGGAACCTCGGTGACGCACAGGCGCTGCAAGGCGAGAGCCTTTTTGGCAGCGTGGGCTGCGCCCGGTGTCACACCGCGACACTGATGACCAGCCCGTATCACCCCCAGGCCGAGCTGCGCAGCCAGACGATTCATCCCTACACCGACCTGCTGCTGCACGACATGGGGCCCGGTCTGGCGGACAACCTGCCGGAGGATGGCGCTTCGGGCGCCGAGTGGCGCACGCCGCCGCTGTGGGGCATCGGCTTGACCGCAGCCATCAGCGGCGGAGAAGCCTACCTGCACGACGGCCGCGCACGCAGTCTGTCCGAGGCCATCCTGTGGCACGGCGGCGAAGCCGAGGCCTCCAAGGAGGCGTTCCGCACCCTGAGCAGCGCCAACCGGGCGGCCCTGCTCAAGTTCCTGCAATCGCTCTGA
- a CDS encoding serine/threonine protein kinase, which produces MPSPRAPELNPALLPPGTVVGSWRVVSWAGRGVHGVVYQAVPVTDEHAVPTALKLALLPRDSRFAREVELLSRVRHLCIPRLRDSGTWQHPGDTLHPFLVMDWVDGTPLYDWAQQHSPSSQRVLRLLAQLARALQAVHAQGCLHRDVKGDNVLVRHSDGSALLTDFGSGRFPDAATLTPGTLPPGTPAYRSPEACLFELQFFRDPRAHYAAQPTDDLYALGVTAYRLVTGQYLEFGDPIRDASGTWHLEGLVSAAPLALNPSLDPQLNALILRMLSMRPEQRGTAMELACALEQAAQCSSPESTPSCLGPDAAARVGPPTRAPPRQGLFAAAAALMVWIIWVCGSTPLNVPAPPTVVRQESDAAGLEDGGTSGLGDEAVASSVAPSVPSVSGEPAESTLPEPLPGQTRPNAKGRCPHPRQIPLNGGCWVKTSVDREGCEALTGTMIDGNCYVPVATRERQPTSHPVCTP; this is translated from the coding sequence ATGCCAAGCCCCCGAGCCCCCGAGTTGAACCCTGCGCTGCTTCCTCCTGGCACCGTGGTGGGCTCCTGGCGTGTGGTCTCCTGGGCGGGCCGTGGCGTCCACGGCGTCGTCTACCAAGCAGTCCCGGTCACCGATGAGCATGCCGTTCCCACAGCGCTCAAGCTCGCCCTGCTCCCCCGAGATTCCCGCTTCGCCCGCGAGGTAGAGTTGCTCTCCCGCGTGCGGCATCTCTGCATCCCTCGGCTGAGGGACTCCGGCACATGGCAGCACCCGGGGGATACGCTTCACCCCTTTCTCGTGATGGACTGGGTGGATGGAACGCCTTTGTATGACTGGGCCCAGCAGCACAGTCCCTCCTCCCAACGAGTGCTGCGGCTGCTCGCCCAACTGGCGCGCGCCCTCCAAGCCGTGCATGCCCAGGGCTGCCTTCACCGCGACGTCAAGGGCGACAACGTCCTGGTGCGCCACTCCGATGGCAGCGCCCTGCTCACCGACTTTGGCTCTGGCCGATTCCCAGATGCCGCCACCCTCACCCCTGGCACCCTACCTCCGGGTACCCCGGCCTACCGCTCCCCGGAGGCCTGTCTGTTCGAACTCCAGTTCTTCCGTGATCCCCGGGCCCATTACGCCGCCCAGCCAACCGATGACCTCTACGCCCTGGGCGTCACCGCCTACCGGCTCGTCACGGGCCAGTACCTTGAGTTCGGAGACCCGATTCGAGATGCATCTGGCACCTGGCACCTGGAGGGCCTTGTCTCGGCCGCTCCCCTTGCCCTCAACCCCTCCCTGGATCCGCAGCTCAATGCCTTGATCCTTCGCATGCTCTCCATGCGCCCCGAGCAGCGCGGCACCGCAATGGAACTGGCCTGCGCGCTGGAGCAAGCAGCGCAGTGCTCCAGTCCTGAGAGCACCCCTTCGTGTCTCGGGCCGGATGCCGCCGCACGTGTCGGGCCTCCAACACGAGCCCCACCGAGGCAAGGCTTGTTCGCGGCGGCAGCAGCGCTCATGGTGTGGATCATCTGGGTTTGCGGGAGCACGCCCCTGAACGTCCCAGCGCCGCCCACCGTCGTCAGGCAAGAGTCGGACGCGGCCGGTTTGGAGGACGGTGGTACCTCAGGGCTCGGCGATGAGGCCGTCGCGTCCTCCGTGGCCCCCTCCGTTCCCTCCGTGTCAGGAGAGCCGGCCGAGAGCACACTCCCCGAGCCGCTTCCAGGCCAAACACGACCCAATGCGAAGGGCCGATGCCCTCACCCACGACAAATTCCCCTCAATGGCGGTTGTTGGGTCAAGACCTCGGTGGATCGAGAGGGATGCGAGGCTCTCACCGGCACCATGATTGATGGAAATTGTTATGTGCCCGTCGCTACCCGTGAGCGTCAGCCCACGTCACACCCTGTGTGCACTCCGTAA
- a CDS encoding SDR family oxidoreductase yields the protein MNGAKVVLVTGASSGIGRACAELLSARGHTVYGTSRKPAQALAGFRMLELDVTRDDSVQAAVSTVLAEQGHLDAVVNNAGYALAGPLEETSLEEAQHQLDTNFFGVLRVCKAVLPSMRTHRSGLIINVSSLGGVAGLPFQGLYSASKFALEGLTESLRLEVASFGIQVTSIQPGDVYTPITENRVQARQCGPDSPYRSAFATALGIIEQEERTGAPAGLVARQVLKLMERKHVGVRYTVGRLSQRIITAAKAFLPSRLFERLLKSYYGLQQ from the coding sequence ATGAACGGAGCCAAGGTCGTCCTCGTCACGGGAGCCTCGTCCGGCATTGGCCGGGCTTGCGCGGAGCTGCTGAGTGCGCGCGGCCATACGGTCTATGGCACAAGCCGCAAGCCCGCCCAGGCCCTGGCGGGCTTCCGGATGCTGGAACTGGACGTCACCCGGGACGACTCGGTCCAGGCGGCCGTGTCCACCGTGCTCGCGGAGCAGGGGCACCTCGATGCCGTGGTGAACAACGCGGGCTATGCCTTGGCAGGGCCCCTCGAGGAGACGTCTCTCGAGGAGGCACAGCACCAGCTCGACACCAACTTCTTTGGCGTGCTTCGCGTGTGCAAGGCAGTGCTTCCCTCCATGCGGACGCACCGCTCAGGGCTCATCATCAATGTGAGTTCGCTGGGGGGTGTGGCGGGCCTGCCCTTCCAGGGGCTCTACAGCGCCAGCAAGTTCGCGCTGGAGGGGCTGACGGAGAGCCTGCGCCTGGAGGTGGCATCGTTCGGCATCCAGGTCACCTCGATCCAACCTGGAGATGTGTACACGCCCATCACCGAGAATCGCGTGCAGGCCCGTCAGTGTGGACCGGACTCCCCCTACCGGAGCGCCTTCGCGACAGCCCTCGGCATCATCGAGCAAGAAGAGCGGACCGGAGCACCCGCTGGGCTCGTGGCGAGGCAGGTGCTGAAGTTGATGGAGCGCAAGCACGTGGGCGTACGCTACACCGTGGGCCGCCTGTCACAGCGGATCATCACCGCGGCCAAGGCGTTCCTGCCGTCGCGCCTCTTCGAGCGCCTCCTCAAATCCTATTACGGCCTTCAGCAGTAG
- a CDS encoding FAD-dependent oxidoreductase, giving the protein MNKQDVLIVGAGPTGLVLALWLTQQGITVRIIDKSTGPGTTSRALAVQARTLELYRQLDLADAVIAAGNRNLSINLWIKGKRKAHISVGEAGAGLSPYPFVLIYPQDLHEQLLVERLETLGIRVERQTELIDFEDKGDKITARLQMPNGEEETCEAQYLAGCDGARSTIRHKIGAAFEGGTYSQVFYVADVEVSGLTPPDEVHLALDHSDFVAVLSYGKNGQSRLIGTVRDERAERAETLTFDDVGQQAIRNLGLQVHQVNWFSTYRVHHRVTDRFRSGRAFLLGDAAHIHSPAGGQGMNTGISDAINLAWKLAAAVKGEAPDSLLDSYQAERLLFARKLVDTTDRVFTFVTAESSFADFVRTRIAPLFLPVASTMGPVREFMFRVISQTTLSYHESPLSQGVAGKVHGGDRLPWVSVDGTDNYEPLKTITWQVHVYGSARAELKTWCEAHHLPLHVYAWGPEYEKAGFARDAAYLLRPDTYVALAAPSGAPADLETYLKDWIHGL; this is encoded by the coding sequence ATGAACAAACAGGATGTTCTGATTGTCGGTGCGGGCCCCACGGGCCTTGTCCTCGCGCTTTGGCTGACCCAACAGGGCATCACGGTTCGCATCATCGACAAGAGTACCGGCCCCGGCACCACCTCCCGCGCCCTGGCCGTACAGGCGCGCACGCTTGAGCTTTACCGGCAGCTGGATCTGGCGGATGCGGTGATCGCGGCCGGAAATCGGAACCTGTCGATCAACCTCTGGATCAAGGGCAAGCGAAAGGCGCACATCTCCGTCGGCGAGGCTGGAGCAGGACTCTCGCCTTATCCCTTTGTTCTGATCTATCCGCAGGACTTGCACGAACAGCTGTTGGTCGAGCGACTGGAAACCCTGGGCATCCGGGTTGAACGGCAAACGGAGTTGATCGACTTCGAGGACAAGGGTGACAAGATCACTGCCCGGCTGCAGATGCCCAACGGTGAGGAGGAAACCTGTGAGGCGCAGTATCTGGCCGGATGCGATGGCGCACGCTCAACCATCCGACACAAGATAGGGGCTGCCTTTGAAGGCGGTACCTACAGTCAAGTCTTCTACGTTGCCGATGTCGAGGTGAGCGGCCTGACCCCTCCCGACGAGGTGCACCTCGCGCTGGATCATTCGGATTTCGTCGCCGTGCTGTCCTACGGAAAGAATGGCCAGAGTCGGCTCATTGGGACAGTCCGCGACGAGCGTGCGGAGCGCGCGGAGACCTTGACCTTCGATGACGTCGGCCAACAGGCCATCAGAAACCTGGGGCTTCAGGTTCATCAGGTTAACTGGTTCTCCACCTACCGCGTGCATCACCGCGTCACCGACCGGTTCCGCAGCGGGCGCGCTTTCCTGCTGGGCGATGCCGCGCATATCCACAGTCCGGCAGGCGGTCAGGGGATGAACACAGGCATCAGCGACGCCATCAACCTGGCGTGGAAACTGGCCGCCGCCGTGAAAGGCGAAGCGCCGGACAGCCTGCTGGACAGCTATCAGGCGGAGCGCCTCCTTTTCGCACGCAAGCTGGTGGATACGACGGACCGGGTGTTCACGTTCGTCACCGCCGAAAGCAGTTTCGCCGACTTCGTGCGTACCCGGATTGCGCCCCTCTTTCTGCCCGTTGCCTCGACCATGGGCCCCGTCCGTGAATTCATGTTCCGCGTCATCTCACAAACGACGCTGAGCTATCACGAGAGCCCCTTGAGCCAAGGCGTGGCTGGCAAGGTGCACGGGGGTGACCGCCTCCCTTGGGTCTCTGTGGATGGCACGGACAACTACGAGCCGCTGAAGACCATCACCTGGCAGGTTCATGTCTACGGCTCAGCCCGTGCCGAGCTGAAGACCTGGTGCGAAGCCCACCACCTCCCGCTGCATGTCTACGCCTGGGGACCCGAGTACGAGAAAGCCGGGTTTGCGCGCGACGCGGCCTACCTGTTGCGCCCCGATACCTATGTCGCATTGGCGGCCCCCTCCGGCGCACCGGCCGACCTGGAGACCTACTTGAAGGATTGGATTCACGGCTTGTAG
- a CDS encoding APC family permease, whose product MKPEISQPNRLRKTLRTPGLIIHYISSVMGVGILIIPGHAAEIAGPASLLAWLLLIAYSYPFALIFARLSVLHPDSRGIASFVEHAFGNYWGKVIALFLLLTLLIANPVLGIAAARYLSKLVPFPGGATLLLAGYLIMSCSILFNLLGLKVSTRVQGVVLGTLIAFLVLVVSAALPQGELGNLTPVAPKGWLAVGSAAIVCFFGFIGWENAAPVAEEVIAPERTFPRAIFWAVLLVGLLYFMMALTVVLVIPPEAQYSDRVTVLSTVLSIVGGQEVARVGNGVALVLLLLTTNAWVLGTSRVVYALSRDGILPSALSRVSAKTHAPYAALLFLLLGYGAVVAVVVWAGKDEAELITASSAAFMLIFLATFVSALRLLRGNGIRRCIWLVIAVTIAILPFFRQSFLYAALVLGLAIGLVHFFLRKQLGGPRSKVRA is encoded by the coding sequence ATGAAGCCTGAAATTTCCCAGCCCAACCGCCTCCGGAAGACATTGCGGACACCGGGGTTGATCATCCACTACATCTCGTCCGTCATGGGGGTTGGGATCCTGATTATCCCCGGTCATGCCGCCGAGATCGCGGGACCGGCGTCGCTGCTGGCGTGGTTGCTCTTGATTGCCTACTCGTATCCCTTTGCCTTGATCTTCGCGCGGCTGTCGGTTCTTCATCCCGACAGCCGCGGGATCGCCTCGTTTGTTGAGCACGCCTTCGGCAACTACTGGGGCAAGGTCATCGCGCTATTTCTGTTGTTGACCTTGTTGATCGCCAACCCCGTTTTGGGGATCGCGGCCGCGCGCTACTTGTCGAAGCTTGTTCCCTTCCCGGGGGGAGCGACGTTGCTGTTGGCGGGTTACCTGATCATGTCCTGCTCCATCTTGTTCAATCTGCTGGGCCTCAAGGTCAGTACCCGGGTGCAGGGAGTTGTTCTTGGCACGTTGATCGCCTTCCTCGTACTGGTGGTGTCGGCTGCACTGCCCCAGGGGGAACTGGGCAACCTGACCCCAGTCGCTCCGAAGGGGTGGCTCGCGGTCGGTTCCGCAGCCATCGTCTGCTTCTTTGGTTTCATCGGCTGGGAGAACGCGGCGCCAGTGGCCGAGGAGGTTATCGCGCCAGAGCGAACCTTTCCGCGAGCCATTTTCTGGGCAGTGCTTCTCGTTGGCCTGCTCTACTTCATGATGGCGCTCACCGTTGTGCTGGTCATTCCACCCGAAGCCCAATACAGCGATCGAGTCACCGTGTTGTCGACAGTGCTGAGCATCGTTGGCGGTCAAGAGGTGGCTCGAGTGGGCAACGGGGTGGCGCTCGTCCTGCTTCTGTTGACGACGAATGCCTGGGTGTTGGGGACATCCCGGGTTGTGTATGCCCTGTCTCGTGATGGGATCCTTCCCTCCGCGCTGTCTCGCGTCTCGGCCAAGACCCATGCTCCCTACGCCGCGCTGCTTTTCCTGCTGCTGGGCTACGGCGCCGTCGTCGCTGTGGTGGTATGGGCGGGAAAGGATGAGGCCGAACTCATCACCGCGTCCTCTGCCGCGTTCATGCTCATCTTCTTGGCCACTTTTGTTTCCGCGCTCCGGCTGCTGCGGGGCAACGGCATTCGGAGGTGTATCTGGCTGGTGATCGCTGTGACGATCGCCATTCTGCCTTTCTTCCGCCAAAGCTTTCTCTACGCAGCACTCGTCCTGGGACTCGCCATTGGCTTGGTCCATTTCTTTCTGCGCAAGCAGCTCGGAGGGCCGCGTTCCAAGGTCCGTGCGTAG
- a CDS encoding methionyl-tRNA formyltransferase, whose protein sequence is MPLDLMFMGFGELGAAVLEGLAAVHRVGLVLTHRPDFTGLGDNDVLRVAEAEGLPTFLSPRAAEPELIPRVAGLRPDAIVSTNWRTLVPSALLGLPRLGAINIHDALLPKYGGFGAVNWAIRNGEAETGLTVHLMSGEFDTGDIIAQERVPIGVEDTATDVYHRLLIRYPGLVLRGLSLLNEGYRGQPQDLSQSVFYHRIAPRDTRADWNQSSLELYNLIRAQSDPFLNARTDYEGSELLLKRAKLPKRAYCGTPGRLICHAEEGVAVACGGPGKVGACGIILMEVQPPGQSPIAARDFFPKMGGYLGHP, encoded by the coding sequence ATGCCACTTGACCTGATGTTCATGGGGTTTGGCGAGCTGGGGGCGGCGGTTCTGGAAGGGCTGGCGGCCGTGCACCGGGTCGGACTGGTGCTCACCCATCGCCCTGACTTCACCGGACTTGGAGACAACGATGTCCTGCGTGTGGCGGAGGCCGAGGGGCTGCCCACTTTTCTGTCTCCTCGCGCGGCCGAACCGGAGTTGATCCCACGAGTGGCAGGGCTGCGCCCCGATGCCATCGTATCAACCAACTGGCGCACGTTGGTGCCGTCTGCGCTGCTCGGGCTTCCCCGGCTTGGGGCCATCAACATCCATGATGCCCTGCTGCCCAAATATGGAGGTTTCGGCGCCGTCAACTGGGCGATCCGGAACGGTGAGGCCGAGACCGGTCTGACGGTTCACCTCATGAGCGGTGAGTTCGACACGGGGGACATCATCGCCCAAGAGCGGGTTCCCATTGGCGTGGAAGACACCGCGACCGATGTGTACCACAGGTTGCTCATCCGCTATCCGGGGCTCGTCCTGCGCGGCTTGTCACTGCTGAACGAGGGCTACCGCGGCCAGCCGCAGGACCTCTCACAATCGGTCTTCTACCATCGCATCGCCCCCCGGGACACAAGGGCGGATTGGAACCAGAGCAGCCTTGAACTTTACAACCTGATCCGTGCCCAGAGCGATCCGTTCCTGAACGCACGCACAGACTACGAAGGGAGCGAGCTTCTGCTCAAGCGGGCCAAGTTACCAAAGCGGGCCTACTGTGGAACGCCTGGTCGGCTCATCTGCCATGCCGAAGAGGGAGTGGCAGTGGCGTGCGGAGGGCCAGGGAAGGTGGGCGCTTGCGGCATCATCCTGATGGAGGTGCAGCCGCCGGGACAGAGCCCCATCGCAGCCCGGGATTTCTTCCCAAAAATGGGTGGCTACCTGGGCCACCCCTGA
- a CDS encoding argininosuccinate synthase: MKPLKKIVLAYSGGLDTSVVLRWLKDRYGCEIVTFTADLGQGEELKRVRQKAEQLGVREIFIEDLQEEFARDFVFPMFRANALYEGAYLLGSSIARPLIAKRQIEIARLVGADAVAHGATGKGNDQLRFELTYLALSPDIQIIAPWRDWSFRSRSDLLAFARENQISIENAGTAQRPYSIDVNLLHTSYEGEALEDPSIPPPEGLCTRTVRPEDAPNRPEELVVSFLQGDPVAVNGEPLSPANVLRRLNALGGVHGIGRVDMVENRILGMKTRSVYETPGGTLLHHAHRAIESLTMDGEAAHLKDELMPRYANLVYRGLWFSPERLMLQAAIDQSQKGVTGDVRMQMYKGSVRVIGRESPTSRYSRAHVTFEADNVYNQSDATGFIRLTGLRFQVGAAARTSPLSGEERAQDAT, encoded by the coding sequence ATGAAGCCCTTGAAAAAGATTGTCCTGGCTTACTCGGGAGGCCTGGATACGTCGGTGGTGTTGCGTTGGCTCAAGGATCGCTATGGCTGCGAGATCGTCACCTTCACCGCCGACCTTGGACAAGGGGAGGAACTGAAGCGCGTGCGGCAGAAGGCCGAGCAGCTCGGCGTCCGTGAGATTTTCATCGAGGATCTCCAGGAGGAGTTCGCGCGGGACTTCGTCTTTCCCATGTTTCGCGCCAACGCGCTGTACGAAGGGGCTTACCTGCTGGGCTCGTCCATCGCCCGGCCGCTCATCGCCAAGCGTCAGATCGAGATCGCCCGGTTGGTTGGCGCCGATGCCGTGGCCCACGGCGCCACGGGCAAGGGGAATGATCAGCTCCGCTTCGAACTCACCTACTTGGCCCTGAGCCCCGACATCCAGATCATCGCGCCTTGGCGAGATTGGAGCTTCCGCTCGCGCAGCGACCTGCTGGCCTTCGCCCGCGAAAACCAGATTTCGATCGAGAACGCGGGCACAGCCCAGCGCCCCTACTCCATTGATGTCAACCTGCTGCACACCTCCTATGAAGGCGAGGCGCTTGAGGATCCCTCGATCCCTCCCCCGGAGGGACTGTGCACGCGGACCGTGCGGCCCGAGGATGCACCGAACCGGCCAGAAGAGCTGGTGGTGTCGTTCCTTCAGGGGGACCCCGTGGCGGTGAATGGCGAGCCTTTGTCGCCCGCCAACGTGCTGCGCCGACTGAACGCGCTCGGCGGTGTACACGGCATTGGGCGGGTGGACATGGTCGAGAACCGAATCCTGGGCATGAAGACGCGCAGCGTCTATGAGACGCCTGGAGGTACCCTCCTGCACCACGCTCACCGTGCCATCGAATCGCTCACGATGGATGGCGAGGCGGCTCACCTGAAGGATGAGTTGATGCCCCGCTATGCCAATTTGGTGTATCGCGGCCTTTGGTTCTCTCCAGAGCGGCTGATGCTCCAGGCCGCGATCGACCAGAGCCAGAAGGGCGTCACGGGAGATGTCCGGATGCAGATGTACAAGGGGTCGGTTCGGGTGATTGGGCGCGAGTCGCCCACCAGCCGGTACAGCCGGGCTCACGTGACATTCGAAGCGGACAACGTCTACAACCAAAGCGATGCCACGGGTTTCATTCGCCTGACCGGACTGCGCTTCCAGGTGGGAGCAGCGGCTCGCACCTCCCCTCTGTCGGGCGAGGAGCGAGCGCAGGATGCCACTTGA
- a CDS encoding HalD/BesD family halogenase — translation MLESSDLAPASTERMLARHIQENPYSHSDIRGLRRSLERTGLAKVSNLCPEPLKKKLAEEAEDLLERHARRRDMRFAETGNTPRKLSNVRRQDILEHGGVIPQLYGSEVLLSALSRITGGPVLPCPYNDEQYVITQIHQPGDTHGWHWDDYSYALVWIIDCPPVELGGFVQCVPHTKWNKSSPRLCEAFIDRPIYSVALAPGDLYFLRADTTLHRVYPLLKACRRVILNMAFASSANLEKPVSHETMDALWAS, via the coding sequence ATGCTTGAGAGCTCCGATCTTGCACCTGCTTCCACCGAGAGAATGCTGGCTCGACACATTCAAGAAAACCCTTACTCTCACAGCGATATCCGGGGGCTGCGCCGGAGCCTTGAACGAACGGGTCTCGCCAAAGTGAGCAACCTCTGCCCAGAGCCACTTAAGAAGAAGCTGGCTGAAGAGGCGGAGGATTTGCTGGAGCGGCACGCTCGGCGCCGGGACATGAGGTTCGCCGAGACTGGCAACACGCCTCGCAAGCTGTCGAACGTGCGGCGACAGGACATCCTGGAGCATGGTGGCGTCATTCCGCAGCTCTACGGCAGCGAAGTGCTGCTCTCGGCGCTCAGCCGCATCACGGGGGGGCCGGTCCTCCCGTGTCCGTACAACGATGAGCAGTATGTCATCACGCAAATCCACCAGCCGGGAGATACCCATGGTTGGCATTGGGATGACTACAGCTACGCGCTGGTCTGGATCATTGATTGCCCACCCGTGGAGCTGGGAGGGTTCGTCCAGTGCGTCCCCCATACGAAGTGGAACAAAAGCTCGCCTCGTCTGTGTGAGGCCTTCATTGATCGTCCCATCTACTCGGTCGCGCTGGCACCGGGAGATCTCTATTTCCTGCGTGCCGACACGACGCTCCATCGCGTCTACCCGCTTCTTAAGGCATGCCGCCGCGTCATCCTGAACATGGCGTTCGCCTCGTCTGCAAATCTGGAGAAACCTGTCTCCCACGAAACCATGGATGCGCTCTGGGCGTCCTGA